A window from Mya arenaria isolate MELC-2E11 chromosome 9, ASM2691426v1 encodes these proteins:
- the LOC128246441 gene encoding uncharacterized protein LOC128246441, protein MPSPVQITAPVAYGIKDPILRIIGKGNSSNSCTPSSASVDAFTVPVDSIQPYVTRLHTPFRVTFTPGTRIKSKSRVTDQSKYAVFNYKPLKRKDHPELLKRIRAPEATLTTLQNLSPWLSITKSDYRDPRVEREFTDDEEELVPRSGLFRRSFTEGDIDLSKLSTPKLLSRGSLVRQVPTVDITRLNDIPSYEEGNTEPLKLTRAKPLSREQSFTRSDSVQSFSLSSRPSKSGPRSTSSVLTTTSEKKVTIADAEDSKEESETNEEMKASPMIKVAYTNGHSVPKVDISTPTNESAVNYYSGYLPPELSNEIAAKLKIGLKNTDKAGNDRHKAYAAPLELHKPLIGDRSNYIRDSYPVKPQIMQPEIDQMRLEGRKRLLQSYGRVPAHFSALKGRGTNHQPRQKGARLEEAVRQQHRLNAEGVNTHAQISRKVGKSSVELFQLQRERTYHLQKLAKEMLKE, encoded by the coding sequence ATGCCAAGTCCCGTGCAGATTACAGCGCCGGTTGCGTACGGGATAAAGGATCCGATACTACGCATTATTGGAAAAGGCAACTCGTCGAATTCTTGTACGCCATCTTCTGCGTCCGTCGACGCGTTTACTGTTCCCGTTGATTCTATTCAGCCGTACGTTACGCGATTGCATACGCCATTTCGAGTGACGTTTACGCCTGGTACGCGTATCAAATCTAAGTCGCGGGTCACAGATCAGAGCAAGTATGCGGTGTTCAACTATAAGCCTTTGAAGCGAAAGGACCATCCCGAGTTGTTAAAAAGGATTCGCGCCCCGGAAGCGACATTGACAACTCTACAAAACCTCTCGCCTTGGCTTTCCATTACAAAATCTGACTATCGTGACCCTCGAGTGGAACGCGAATTTACAGATGACGAAGAAGAGTTAGTTCCGCGTTCGGGCCTTTTTCGCCGCAGTTTTACAGAAGGGGATATTGACCTATCAAAGTTATCTACACCAAAGTTATTATCCCGCGGCAGTTTAGTGCGACAGGTCCCAACCGTTGACATCACAAGGCTAAACGACATTCCATCTTATGAGGAAGGGAATACTGAGCCGCTTAAGCTTACACGAGCAAAGCCGCTTTCACGGGAGCAGTCTTTTACAAGGTCAGATTCCGTTCAATCCTTCAGCCTTTCATCAAGGCCGTCAAAGAGTGGTCCGAGATCAACATCAAGCGTTCTCACAACGACATCGGAGAAAAAAGTCACTATTGCTGACGCAGAAGATTCGAAAGAGGAAAGCGAGACTAACGAAGAAATGAAGGCCTCACCAATGATAAAGGTGGCGTACACGAACGGACATTCTGTGCCAAAAGTTGATATTTCAACTCCAACAAATGAAAGTGCTGTCAACTATTACAGTGGATATCTACCACCGGAGCTTTCCAACGAAATTGCCGCCAAGCTCAAAATCGGTCTCAAAAATACTGACAAAGCCGGAAACGACCGCCATAAGGCATACGCAGCGCCGCTTGAGCTTCACAAACCACTTATAGGCGATCGCTCTAACTACATCCGGGACTCATATCCGGTCAAACCGCAAATCATGCAGCCGGAAATCGATCAGATGCGATTAGAGGGCAGGAAACGCTTACTTCAGTCTTACGGCCGCGTGCCCGCTCATTTCTCGGCTCTCAAGGGCCGTGGGACTAACCATCAGCCCCGTCAGAAGGGGGCGCGATTGGAGGAAGCAGTGCGACAACAACATAGACTTAATGCAGAAGGAGTTAACACGCATGCGCAAATATCCCGAAAAGTTGGGAAATCTTCCGTCGAACTCTTTCAGTTACAGCGAGAAAGGACTTATCATCTTCAGAAATTGGCGAAAGAAATGTTAAaggaataa
- the LOC128203032 gene encoding uncharacterized protein DDB_G0283357-like produces MEPRPPSVETKPIWVAPGIIVTRAGCEFSDTDSGSSNVEELATNNFNLADGKALLNTMFPFSEKGKTGTPKPIQSSENDTLQVDETTRRPRCEKCGKWFHSRQQLSQHELVHSDVRKYKCRFCDRAFKQPSHLHQHHRIHTGEKPYKCTISGCNRAFPQLSNLNHHIRNHDKPDPPPENTCVFCDRAYASETVLRTHLKKIHGCSLENMSATRSTNNDSVKKENPMCSLNNNVTSQGIPVVTPIHNYVLTSIEKKVEPTISHSVANGVKTITFTTNGTGNSVMKRKLYPKSLPAPKILITNPETYGSVQNGIHNGNTLNGIHNGNTLNGIHNGNTLNGIHNGITLNGIHNGITLNGIHNGNTLNGIHNGNTLRNTCFDLAANGNNNVDDCGPVPPLKKARLAVSNESVLTVSGVNNVPNAYVSGIYIQPYANAGNSIQTSDTSNLNRTELNGSPEDEMEFIEDISVMQYNYTLGDDIDDLNEQSNLRSDAAPSRTNGTVLNGHTGVDHTGVGHTGVDHTGNSHTGVGHTGNGQSGVGHTGVGHTGNGQSGVGHTGVGNTGVDHTGVGHTGNCHIQDHTMTGHTGVSYTGIGHTGVSHTGNGHTGVSQSGVDHTENGHTGNGHTRNGQSGNGHTGVGHAGNGPKGNGNTGNAHTGVKLNGYTNYPTRSLTGWTDVGDNASLEENITTAPRSRKRKASQPQRFVYTIQE; encoded by the exons ATGGAACCACGTCCACCAAGCGTCGAGACGAAACCAATCTGGGTGGCTCCAGGTATTATTGTTACGCGGGCAGGGTGCGAGTTTTCCGATACTGACAGTGGGTCCAGTAATGTCGAAGAACTCGCGACAAACA ATTTCAACCTTGCCGACGGGAAGGCGTTGCTCAACACAATGTTTCCATTCTCGGAGAAAGGGAAGACCGGCACACCCAAGCCCATCCAGAGTAGCGAGAACGACACCCTCCAGGTTGATGAAACT ACGAGGCGACCACGCTGCGAAAAATGTGGTAAATGGTTCCACAGCCGCCAGCAGCTATCGCAGCACGAGCTCGTGCACTCTGATGTCCGGAAATATAAATGTCGCTTCTGTGATCGCGCATTCAAGCAGCCGTCGCACCTCCATCAGCATCACAGAATTCATACAG gGGAGAAACCATACAAATGCACGATTTCCGGTTGCAACAGAGCGTTCCCCCAGCTGTCGAACCTGAATCACCACATCCGGAATCACGACAAGCCCGACCCACCCCCTGAAAACACATGTGTCTTCTGTGATCGGGCGTACGCCAGTGAGACGGTGCTGCGGACACATCTTAAGAAG atcCATGGATGCAGCCTCGAAAATATGTCAGCTACGAGGTCTACCAACAATGACTCCGTGAAAAAGGAAAACCCCATGTGTTCACTTAACAATAATGTGACgtcacaggggattccggtgGTTACTCCAATACACAATTATGTGTTAACCTCGATAGAAAAGAAAGTTGAACCCACGATATCTCATTCGGTCGCTAATGGGGTCAAGACCATTACATTCACCACTAACGGAACCGGAAACAGTGTAATGAAACGAAAGCTATATCCGAAATCTCTCCCTGCTCCGAAAATCTTGATAACAAATCCTGAAACTTATGGCAGCGTACAGAACGGTATTCATAACGGCAATACGTTGAACGGTATTCATAACGGCAATACGTTGAACGGTATTCATAACGGCAATACGTTGAACGGTATTCATAACGGCATTACGTTGAACGGTATTCATAACGGCATTACGTTGAACGGTATTCATAACGGCAATACGTTGAACGGTATTCATAACGGCAATACGTTGAGAAATACTTGTTTTGATTTGGCTGCCAACGGTAATAATAATGTTGACGACTGTGGTCCGGTACCGCCGTTGAAGAAGGCCAGATTGGCTGTTTCAAACGAAAGTGTTTTAACCGTAAGTGGCGTAAATAATGTACCAAATGCATACGTTTCCGGAATTTATATTCAACCTTATGCTAATGCTGGAAATTCTATACAGACTTCGGATACATCAAATTTAAATCGGACAGAGCTAAATGGTTCACCGGAGGATGAAATGGAGTTCATAGAAGACATTTCAGTCATGCAATATAACTACACATTAGGCGATGATATAGACGATTTGAATGAACAGTCGAACCTACGAAGCGACGCCGCACCCAGCCGAACTAACGGAACTGTTTTGAATGGTCATACAGGAGTTGACCATACAGGGGTTGGTCATACAGGGGTTGATCATACAGGAAATAGTCATACAGGAGTTGGTCATACAGGAAATGGTCAATCAGGAGTTGGTCATACAGGAGTTGGTCATACAGGAAATGGTCAATCAGGAGTTGGTCATACAGGAGTCGGTAATACAGGAGTTGATCATACCGGGGTTGGTCATACAGGAAATTGTCATATACAGGATCATACAATGACTGGTCATACAGGGGTTAGTTATACAGGGATTGGTCATACAGGAGTAAGTCATACAGGAAATGGTCATACAGGGGTTAGTCAATCAGGAGTTGATCATACAGAAAATGGTCATACAGGAAATGGTCATACAAGAAATGGCCAATCAGGAAATGGTCATACAGGAGTTGGTCATGCAGGAAATGGTCCCAAAGGGAATGGTAATACAGGAAATGCTCATACAGGAGTAAAACTGAATGGTTACACTAACTACCCAACAAGAAGCCTCACTGGATGGACGGACGTCGGCGACAATGCGTCACTAGAAGAAAATATCACAACCGCCCCCCGCTCCCGGAAACGGAAAGCTTCTCAGCCACAGAGATTTGTGTATACGATACAAGAGTAG